A genomic region of Candidatus Methylomirabilota bacterium contains the following coding sequences:
- a CDS encoding TlpA disulfide reductase family protein, producing MSRLRWVIPLAVLPVIALLAYGFWTDPRGEVKSPLIGKPAAPFTLSTFTGTPVSLEGLRGRVVLVNFWASWCIPACYEEAPVLQEVWRDYERRGLAVVGINVQDKDDAARKFMEQFGFTFPNAMDVGGKVAVNYGVYGVPETFLIDKKGRIRERKVGAVDAEALRGHVERLLAESS from the coding sequence ATGAGCCGTCTCCGCTGGGTGATCCCGCTCGCAGTGCTGCCCGTGATCGCGCTCCTCGCCTATGGCTTCTGGACGGATCCGCGGGGCGAGGTGAAATCGCCCCTCATCGGCAAGCCCGCGGCGCCGTTCACCCTGAGCACGTTCACCGGCACGCCGGTGTCGCTGGAAGGCCTCCGGGGTCGCGTGGTCCTCGTCAACTTCTGGGCCTCGTGGTGTATTCCCGCCTGCTACGAGGAGGCGCCGGTGCTCCAGGAGGTGTGGCGTGACTACGAGCGGCGCGGCCTCGCCGTGGTCGGCATCAACGTGCAGGACAAGGACGATGCGGCGCGGAAGTTCATGGAGCAGTTCGGCTTCACCTTCCCCAACGCGATGGACGTCGGCGGCAAGGTCGCGGTGAACTACGGGGTCTACGGCGTGCCCGAGACCTTCCTCATCGACAAGAAGGGCCGCATCCGCGAGCGGAAGGTGGGCGCGGTGGACGCGGAGGCGCTCCGCGGCCACGTCGAGCGGCTCCTCGCCGAGTCCTCATGA
- a CDS encoding cytochrome c-type biogenesis protein yields MRRAAAVFGLVMAVGVLGFGLALAAAPVDEQTVHAIAAQLRCVVCQSLSVADSPSETAHQMRDIIRERLAAGETPEQVTAYFVARYGDWILLAPPRRGFTLLVWVVPYVGLALGLVVVAVAIRRWSRVTAGRRAAAPPPEVDAATRERIRREMAEGGP; encoded by the coding sequence ATGAGGCGTGCGGCCGCCGTCTTCGGCCTCGTCATGGCCGTGGGCGTCCTCGGCTTCGGGCTCGCCCTCGCGGCGGCGCCGGTGGACGAGCAGACCGTGCATGCGATCGCCGCCCAGCTCCGTTGCGTGGTGTGCCAGAGCCTCTCGGTCGCGGACTCCCCCTCGGAGACCGCCCACCAGATGCGCGACATCATCCGCGAGCGGCTCGCCGCGGGCGAGACGCCGGAGCAGGTCACTGCCTACTTCGTGGCGCGCTACGGCGACTGGATCCTCCTGGCGCCGCCGCGGCGCGGCTTCACCCTGCTCGTGTGGGTGGTGCCGTACGTGGGGCTCGCGCTCGGCCTCGTGGTGGTGGCCGTCGCGATACGCCGCTGGAGCCGGGTCACGGCCGGCCGTCGCGCCGCCGCGCCGCCCCCCGAGGTGGACGCGGCCACGCGCGAGCGCATCCGCCGCGAGATGGCGGAAGGCGGGCCGTGA